A region from the Bactrocera dorsalis isolate Fly_Bdor chromosome 1, ASM2337382v1, whole genome shotgun sequence genome encodes:
- the LOC115066707 gene encoding transcription factor HNF-4 homolog isoform X2: protein MKDPKELLQEVNIEVNNKMENLEGDSNDRDAEGHMMHGIEPALSALSSASAHSPSGSQALSPALSLSGGNSNSNGNLSTSGNNTINNNNNSYAQNNNSQSATVCAICGDRATGKHYGASSCDGCKGFFRRSVRKNHQYTCRFSRNCVVDKDKRNQCRYCRLRKCFKAGMKKEAVQNERDRISCRRTSNEDPDPGNGLSVISLVKAEIESRQSKAGAAMETNPNEDLSNKQFASINDVCESMKQQLLTLVEWAKHIPAFNDLQLDDQVALLRAHAGEHLLLGLSRRSMHLKDVLLLGNNCVITKHCPDARLSPNLDISRIGARIIDELVFALRDVNIDDTELACIKALVFFDPNAKDLKEPQRVKTLRHQILNNLEDYVSDRQYESRGRFGEILLILPVLQSITWQMIEQIQFAKIFGVAHIDSLLQEMLLGGELADNSPLSPPSLTNYSPTRNMDGSHVSSTLDVLTSPTTADHLSACMDSNSLDAQMMSPLLENIAASPPQYNQLRSYQTQQRPQQQQAVNNNTGTPLHTRAMHSPHLNDTDTNNVDMVNGAGNSCMDENSMYNTNSVMRPLSTSSAHNLPHMSSPNMQQHPHAASSPMQHSPPLHRNHPYQRPDQLNAAQQHNNGAVAQQLRNPAEMTLNEYNSGSAEEMLRRAPIKIRGPDALSSGAGGAYMMGGGLHDAESAYRLTLKQEPETGY from the exons ATGCCGAGGGACATATGATGCATGGCATTGAGCCGGCGCTCTCGGCGCTTAGCAGCGCCTCCGCACACAGTCCAAGCGGCAGTCAGGCGCTGAGTCCAGCGCTCAGTCTCAGCGGTGGTAATAGCAATAGCAATGGCAATTTATCTACTAGTGGCAATAATActattaacaataacaacaactcatACGCGCAAAACAATAACTCACAATCGGCAACGGTTTGTGCTATATGTGGCGATCGCGCCACCGGCAAACATTACGGTGCTTCCAGTTGTGACGGCTGCAAAGGCTTCTTCCGACGCAGCGTGCGCAAGAATCATCAATATACCTGCAG ATTTTCACGCAACTGCGTTGTGGACAAAGACAAACGCAATCAGTGTCGTTATTGTCGCTTACGTAAGTGCTTTAAGGCGGGCATGAAGAAGGAGGCAGTGCAAAATGAACGCGATCGTATTAGTTGTCGTCGCACCTCAAACGAAGATCCCGATCCCGGTAATGGCTTGTCCGTTATATCGCTGGTTAAGGCCGAGATTGAGAGTCGTCAATCGAAAGCGGGCGCTGCCATGGAGACCAATCCGAATGAAGATCTATCGAACAAACAATTCGCCAGCatcaacgatgtgtgtgagtcAATGAAACAACAGCTGTTGACGCTGGTCGAGTGGGCCAAGCACATACCAGCCTTTAATGATCTGCAGCTGGACGATCAGGTGGCGTTACTACGCGCGCATGCTGGCGAACATCTGTTGTTGGGATTGTCGCGGCGCTCTATGCATCTGAAAGATGTGTTGCTGTTGGGCAACAATTGCGTTATCACGAAACATTGTCCAG ATGCGCGTCTGTCGCCAAACTTGGATATTTCGCGCATTGGCGCTAGAATCATAGATGAGCTCGTTTTTGCACTGCGCGATGTGAATATTGACGATACCGAATTGGCATGCATCAAGGCGCTGGTGTTCTTCGATCCGA ACGCCAAAGATCTCAAGGAACCGCAACGCGTTAAGACGTTGCGCCATCAAATCCTAAACAATCTGGAAGATTATGTGTCGGATCGACAATATGAGTCACGCGGTCGTTTTGGCGAAATACTCTTAATACTGCCCGTACTGCAGTCCATCACTTGGCAGATGATCGAACAAATACAGTTTGCGAAAATTTTCGGTGTCGCCCACATTGACTCGCTGCTACAGGAAATGCTACTTGGCG GTGAACTGGCCGACAACTCACCACTCTCGCCGCCAAGCCTGACCAACTACAGTCCGACACGCAACATGGACGGCAGTCATGTGTCGTCAACACTGGACGTGCTCACCTCACCCACAACCGCTGATCATTTGAGCGCCTGCATGGATAGCAACAGTTTGGATGCACAAATGATGTCGCCACTACTGGAAAATATTGCCGCATCGCCACCACAATACAATCAGTTGCGCTCATACCAGACACAACAGcgcccacaacaacaacaagcggtcAACAACAACACAGGTACACCACTACACACACGCGCCATGCATTCACCACACCTCAACGACACCGATACGAACAATGTCGACATGGTTAACGGCGCCGGCAACTCATGCATGGACGAGAATAGCATGTACAACACCAACAGCGTTATGCGTCCACTATCCACGAGCAGCGCACACAATTTGCCACATATGTCATCGCCGAATATGCAACAGCATCCACATGCCGCATCCTCACCAATGCAACATTCACCGCCGTTGCATCGCAATCATCCCTACCAAAGACCGGATCAGTTGAATGCCGCGCAACAACATAATAATGGCGCCGTTGCACAGCAGCTACGCAATCCGGCTGAGATGACGTTGAATGAATATAATAGCGGCAGCGCTGAGGAAATGCTGCGTCGCGCGCCAATCAAAATACGTGGACCCGACGCGCTGAGCAGCGGCGCTGGCGGTGCTTATATGATGGGTGGCGGTTTGCACGATGCCGAGAGCGCGTATCGCCTGACATTGAAACAGGAACCGGAAACAGGTTATTGA
- the LOC115066707 gene encoding transcription factor HNF-4 homolog isoform X3 codes for MLKMKTEVLSGSGFDESYIFEDNLLRMIDAEGHMMHGIEPALSALSSASAHSPSGSQALSPALSLSGGNSNSNGNLSTSGNNTINNNNNSYAQNNNSQSATVCAICGDRATGKHYGASSCDGCKGFFRRSVRKNHQYTCRFSRNCVVDKDKRNQCRYCRLRKCFKAGMKKEAVQNERDRISCRRTSNEDPDPGNGLSVISLVKAEIESRQSKAGAAMETNPNEDLSNKQFASINDVCESMKQQLLTLVEWAKHIPAFNDLQLDDQVALLRAHAGEHLLLGLSRRSMHLKDVLLLGNNCVITKHCPDARLSPNLDISRIGARIIDELVFALRDVNIDDTELACIKALVFFDPNAKDLKEPQRVKTLRHQILNNLEDYVSDRQYESRGRFGEILLILPVLQSITWQMIEQIQFAKIFGVAHIDSLLQEMLLGGELADNSPLSPPSLTNYSPTRNMDGSHVSSTLDVLTSPTTADHLSACMDSNSLDAQMMSPLLENIAASPPQYNQLRSYQTQQRPQQQQAVNNNTGTPLHTRAMHSPHLNDTDTNNVDMVNGAGNSCMDENSMYNTNSVMRPLSTSSAHNLPHMSSPNMQQHPHAASSPMQHSPPLHRNHPYQRPDQLNAAQQHNNGAVAQQLRNPAEMTLNEYNSGSAEEMLRRAPIKIRGPDALSSGAGGAYMMGGGLHDAESAYRLTLKQEPETGY; via the exons ATGCCGAGGGACATATGATGCATGGCATTGAGCCGGCGCTCTCGGCGCTTAGCAGCGCCTCCGCACACAGTCCAAGCGGCAGTCAGGCGCTGAGTCCAGCGCTCAGTCTCAGCGGTGGTAATAGCAATAGCAATGGCAATTTATCTACTAGTGGCAATAATActattaacaataacaacaactcatACGCGCAAAACAATAACTCACAATCGGCAACGGTTTGTGCTATATGTGGCGATCGCGCCACCGGCAAACATTACGGTGCTTCCAGTTGTGACGGCTGCAAAGGCTTCTTCCGACGCAGCGTGCGCAAGAATCATCAATATACCTGCAG ATTTTCACGCAACTGCGTTGTGGACAAAGACAAACGCAATCAGTGTCGTTATTGTCGCTTACGTAAGTGCTTTAAGGCGGGCATGAAGAAGGAGGCAGTGCAAAATGAACGCGATCGTATTAGTTGTCGTCGCACCTCAAACGAAGATCCCGATCCCGGTAATGGCTTGTCCGTTATATCGCTGGTTAAGGCCGAGATTGAGAGTCGTCAATCGAAAGCGGGCGCTGCCATGGAGACCAATCCGAATGAAGATCTATCGAACAAACAATTCGCCAGCatcaacgatgtgtgtgagtcAATGAAACAACAGCTGTTGACGCTGGTCGAGTGGGCCAAGCACATACCAGCCTTTAATGATCTGCAGCTGGACGATCAGGTGGCGTTACTACGCGCGCATGCTGGCGAACATCTGTTGTTGGGATTGTCGCGGCGCTCTATGCATCTGAAAGATGTGTTGCTGTTGGGCAACAATTGCGTTATCACGAAACATTGTCCAG ATGCGCGTCTGTCGCCAAACTTGGATATTTCGCGCATTGGCGCTAGAATCATAGATGAGCTCGTTTTTGCACTGCGCGATGTGAATATTGACGATACCGAATTGGCATGCATCAAGGCGCTGGTGTTCTTCGATCCGA ACGCCAAAGATCTCAAGGAACCGCAACGCGTTAAGACGTTGCGCCATCAAATCCTAAACAATCTGGAAGATTATGTGTCGGATCGACAATATGAGTCACGCGGTCGTTTTGGCGAAATACTCTTAATACTGCCCGTACTGCAGTCCATCACTTGGCAGATGATCGAACAAATACAGTTTGCGAAAATTTTCGGTGTCGCCCACATTGACTCGCTGCTACAGGAAATGCTACTTGGCG GTGAACTGGCCGACAACTCACCACTCTCGCCGCCAAGCCTGACCAACTACAGTCCGACACGCAACATGGACGGCAGTCATGTGTCGTCAACACTGGACGTGCTCACCTCACCCACAACCGCTGATCATTTGAGCGCCTGCATGGATAGCAACAGTTTGGATGCACAAATGATGTCGCCACTACTGGAAAATATTGCCGCATCGCCACCACAATACAATCAGTTGCGCTCATACCAGACACAACAGcgcccacaacaacaacaagcggtcAACAACAACACAGGTACACCACTACACACACGCGCCATGCATTCACCACACCTCAACGACACCGATACGAACAATGTCGACATGGTTAACGGCGCCGGCAACTCATGCATGGACGAGAATAGCATGTACAACACCAACAGCGTTATGCGTCCACTATCCACGAGCAGCGCACACAATTTGCCACATATGTCATCGCCGAATATGCAACAGCATCCACATGCCGCATCCTCACCAATGCAACATTCACCGCCGTTGCATCGCAATCATCCCTACCAAAGACCGGATCAGTTGAATGCCGCGCAACAACATAATAATGGCGCCGTTGCACAGCAGCTACGCAATCCGGCTGAGATGACGTTGAATGAATATAATAGCGGCAGCGCTGAGGAAATGCTGCGTCGCGCGCCAATCAAAATACGTGGACCCGACGCGCTGAGCAGCGGCGCTGGCGGTGCTTATATGATGGGTGGCGGTTTGCACGATGCCGAGAGCGCGTATCGCCTGACATTGAAACAGGAACCGGAAACAGGTTATTGA
- the LOC115066707 gene encoding transcription factor HNF-4 homolog isoform X1, translated as MKDPKELLQEVNIEVNNKMENLEGDSNDRDAEGHMMHGIEPALSALSSASAHSPSGSQALSPALSLSGGNSNSNGNLSTSGNNTINNNNNSYAQNNNSQSATVCAICGDRATGKHYGASSCDGCKGFFRRSVRKNHQYTCRFSRNCVVDKDKRNQCRYCRLRKCFKAGMKKEAVQNERDRISCRRTSNEDPDPGNGLSVISLVKAEIESRQSKAGAAMETNPNEDLSNKQFASINDVCESMKQQLLTLVEWAKHIPAFNDLQLDDQVALLRAHAGEHLLLGLSRRSMHLKDVLLLGNNCVITKHCPDARLSPNLDISRIGARIIDELVFALRDVNIDDTELACIKALVFFDPNAKDLKEPQRVKTLRHQILNNLEDYVSDRQYESRGRFGEILLILPVLQSITWQMIEQIQFAKIFGVAHIDSLLQEMLLGGMFSARYHVSHYFSTIRNYLIYFNFVGELADNSPLSPPSLTNYSPTRNMDGSHVSSTLDVLTSPTTADHLSACMDSNSLDAQMMSPLLENIAASPPQYNQLRSYQTQQRPQQQQAVNNNTGTPLHTRAMHSPHLNDTDTNNVDMVNGAGNSCMDENSMYNTNSVMRPLSTSSAHNLPHMSSPNMQQHPHAASSPMQHSPPLHRNHPYQRPDQLNAAQQHNNGAVAQQLRNPAEMTLNEYNSGSAEEMLRRAPIKIRGPDALSSGAGGAYMMGGGLHDAESAYRLTLKQEPETGY; from the exons ATGCCGAGGGACATATGATGCATGGCATTGAGCCGGCGCTCTCGGCGCTTAGCAGCGCCTCCGCACACAGTCCAAGCGGCAGTCAGGCGCTGAGTCCAGCGCTCAGTCTCAGCGGTGGTAATAGCAATAGCAATGGCAATTTATCTACTAGTGGCAATAATActattaacaataacaacaactcatACGCGCAAAACAATAACTCACAATCGGCAACGGTTTGTGCTATATGTGGCGATCGCGCCACCGGCAAACATTACGGTGCTTCCAGTTGTGACGGCTGCAAAGGCTTCTTCCGACGCAGCGTGCGCAAGAATCATCAATATACCTGCAG ATTTTCACGCAACTGCGTTGTGGACAAAGACAAACGCAATCAGTGTCGTTATTGTCGCTTACGTAAGTGCTTTAAGGCGGGCATGAAGAAGGAGGCAGTGCAAAATGAACGCGATCGTATTAGTTGTCGTCGCACCTCAAACGAAGATCCCGATCCCGGTAATGGCTTGTCCGTTATATCGCTGGTTAAGGCCGAGATTGAGAGTCGTCAATCGAAAGCGGGCGCTGCCATGGAGACCAATCCGAATGAAGATCTATCGAACAAACAATTCGCCAGCatcaacgatgtgtgtgagtcAATGAAACAACAGCTGTTGACGCTGGTCGAGTGGGCCAAGCACATACCAGCCTTTAATGATCTGCAGCTGGACGATCAGGTGGCGTTACTACGCGCGCATGCTGGCGAACATCTGTTGTTGGGATTGTCGCGGCGCTCTATGCATCTGAAAGATGTGTTGCTGTTGGGCAACAATTGCGTTATCACGAAACATTGTCCAG ATGCGCGTCTGTCGCCAAACTTGGATATTTCGCGCATTGGCGCTAGAATCATAGATGAGCTCGTTTTTGCACTGCGCGATGTGAATATTGACGATACCGAATTGGCATGCATCAAGGCGCTGGTGTTCTTCGATCCGA ACGCCAAAGATCTCAAGGAACCGCAACGCGTTAAGACGTTGCGCCATCAAATCCTAAACAATCTGGAAGATTATGTGTCGGATCGACAATATGAGTCACGCGGTCGTTTTGGCGAAATACTCTTAATACTGCCCGTACTGCAGTCCATCACTTGGCAGATGATCGAACAAATACAGTTTGCGAAAATTTTCGGTGTCGCCCACATTGACTCGCTGCTACAGGAAATGCTACTTGGCGGTATGTTTAGTGCACGCTACCACGTATCACACTATTTTTCCACCATACGTAATTATCTAATTTACTTCAACTTTGTAGGTGAACTGGCCGACAACTCACCACTCTCGCCGCCAAGCCTGACCAACTACAGTCCGACACGCAACATGGACGGCAGTCATGTGTCGTCAACACTGGACGTGCTCACCTCACCCACAACCGCTGATCATTTGAGCGCCTGCATGGATAGCAACAGTTTGGATGCACAAATGATGTCGCCACTACTGGAAAATATTGCCGCATCGCCACCACAATACAATCAGTTGCGCTCATACCAGACACAACAGcgcccacaacaacaacaagcggtcAACAACAACACAGGTACACCACTACACACACGCGCCATGCATTCACCACACCTCAACGACACCGATACGAACAATGTCGACATGGTTAACGGCGCCGGCAACTCATGCATGGACGAGAATAGCATGTACAACACCAACAGCGTTATGCGTCCACTATCCACGAGCAGCGCACACAATTTGCCACATATGTCATCGCCGAATATGCAACAGCATCCACATGCCGCATCCTCACCAATGCAACATTCACCGCCGTTGCATCGCAATCATCCCTACCAAAGACCGGATCAGTTGAATGCCGCGCAACAACATAATAATGGCGCCGTTGCACAGCAGCTACGCAATCCGGCTGAGATGACGTTGAATGAATATAATAGCGGCAGCGCTGAGGAAATGCTGCGTCGCGCGCCAATCAAAATACGTGGACCCGACGCGCTGAGCAGCGGCGCTGGCGGTGCTTATATGATGGGTGGCGGTTTGCACGATGCCGAGAGCGCGTATCGCCTGACATTGAAACAGGAACCGGAAACAGGTTATTGA